The segment TTTTAAAATGAGTGATCAGAGAGAAAGttaaaggggggaaaaaaagtttgcGTTCAAGTACAGCATCAGACCATCTGTTCCCATACCTAAacgaaaaaaacaaacaaacaaacaaacaaaaaaaagcgGAAATCTTTTTGCTCACACAGATGCAAAGACGTCAGATTTTGAGGCCATGATCAAAAAcctgactgaagagagagaggagctgaagaggaagCTAAATATTTTTGGTGAGTACAAGGTGAACactaacaaaatgaaagaaaaaaaatccaactcattagtttttgtttttactgagattttttaaattcaacagaTAACTACATCCAGCAAAGATGGGTGTATTTCAAACACAGTTTCTACTACATTTCTTCTACAACAAAATCTTGGCCAAACAGTAGAAATGACTGCCTGCAAAGAGGTGCAGACCTGGTGATTATCAACAGCAAagaggaacaggtgtgtgtgagagtgacaTCTCTCTGTGAGagatatgaaagaaaaagaataaaatcaaattacattttagttatgttgattattgtctgtttctctttttgtaaaCAAGGAATTCATGAGACGACTGGAAGGGCGCACATGGAttggactgactgacagagagacagaggggacgTGGAGATGGGTGGATGGGACTTTCCTGAGCACAAGGTTcatgaaatagatttttgtttaaattgatAGTAATCAGTAGTATTGCTAAAGTATAGCAATATTACTGAATAGAAAGATAGTCTCCTTAAATTTTCCAATCACTAGTAGCAGCACTGAATACACTGCTACTCAGACACACTCCAATAAGTGAACAAATAAGAAATCCTGCACCATTTTGCAccattttacattgtttgtaTTAAAGAGGTTGAAATTACAATTAACAATCACATCACTGCTCAAatgcagttcagttcagtgaatGCATCATCAGTTCACTGATGATGCATTCAGTAATAAGTTCAGTCTGTTGCTGGTTTAAGTTGTTACACTGAGTTCAGTACAAAACAAGGTCTATAGAAGAACTGCTTATAAGGATGACAGCACAGACACGTGTCTGCAAGAGTTATCACATCAGAAGTGTTTCTGATATAGTGAGTATCACACTATATTTTAAGGCTAAACAGTACTGCACCTTTCTTCAGAGtaaattatgtatttattcagtaCATCCATACATCCATACTCCAccattttttggatttttgggaGGGTTAAGAAAGAACCCTGTGACAACATCCATACTTTGACAGGTGATTCCTGACTGTGGGCTTACAAACCGAGGCCAGGCAAAGGTATCTATAGCTAGCAGCTAAAACAATAtatacaaatgtacaaatatgtaACTTTGGAGAGGCCGGGAGGCAAATTTCTCCTCTTTTGGTAGAGACTAAGGGATTTACAGCCAACAATGTGTTACTGCCCAATACTGCCTATAAGTCATAACCAGTGAGTTTGTATTTGTGACTGAATGTTTGCTGGAGCATCTGGCCTTTCtactgctgctggtgttgaCTTTGATTaccagaaatgtaaaacaactCTCAcaatgctaacacactaaagctacattaataaaacatcagtaCTATATTAATGTTTAATCTGGCTCCATGTTGCTGACTACTAAATATGCCTTTGGCTTTGCGTTTCAGTTACTGGATCACTGGGGAGCCCAACTCCTATGAAGACAAAAATGAAGACTGTGTGGAAATAAGGAACCCTGAAAGTGAAGACAGCTGGAATGATGCACCATGTACATACGAAAAATTATGGATCTGTGAAAAGACGGTGGCCTTTTAACTCAGCATCCAAACCCACCAGGTTGATAACTGATGAGCTGCAGGGAAAGTGACTCACTGAACtgcacagatacaaacacataaGTTAGTGTGCCTTCATAAGCCTTTTTCATAggaaatattttgacatgtaaCCATAATGAAAGTAAAGCTACAAAGAATAAAATTTGGGATTCCTGAACTCAGGTTAGCTGCAATGGTTTATGGGTCCTGATATTGTGGATGCTGGCTTTGGTTTTTAAATAGCGTGGGGTGGAGGAGATACAGGTAGTATATTAGCAGTGCCATATGTTTTCATGTATATACTGAAATTTCTAGATATACTGTAAGTTTATTGTTTCTGACTACTTTGTGTTCAAAATCACAATTTGTTATGAATAAATGTATTACATCTACTTTAGAAAAAAGTCTGGGTTTGactttgtatttaaatatacatatacatatcaAACTAAGCACACTCAAGTATTAAATTAAAACCTCACAGGTTCTTAATCTTCATTGTTTGTGGCTTTATGATTAGAATTTAAATGCCTTGGTTAACAAGTTAAAAGCCACAGCTTTAAGAACAAATTGTAAATATGAGGGTTACGTCTGATAATTATTTTCAACATCAGTCACTCTGATGATGATTTGCTATCACTGTAAATGTCAGGTGATGTCATGAAACGTAcgagcaacattttaaaatctttagaTATTGACTTTATTATCACATGAGCCAAAGAACTGCAGCAAATCATCCCAACTGAGAGGCTGGAACAACAGAATATTTGGTCTtcaaaaaataacttaaacaTGTAATCACTTATTAAAATAACTGCCAAATATTTTTCTATTGACCAGTTATTCAGACATAGGCCTGATGCTCGCCACTTGCATGCAGTAGCCAGCACTATAGTTGGACTCGCCAGCCCTTTTTAGCTATTTTATAATGTATGAATGAGTGGTTGGGTTTAATTCTTGTTTTTGATTTCTTCTTTGGGATTTTGTTACTTTGGTCATAATCGCCATATAGCTGACTTGTGgccatttcctcttttcccaGTGTGTATGttagttttagtgtttgtttgtttttgttttttaatcaaattgTAATAAATTGTAATGAAGCATTTCTTTTCTTACTGGAACCATGTCTCCTGCCCATCTGTAGGACAAACCTGAGTGCCTTATGGTCTGTACTGCTAAATATTTCTCTGGGTGAAATTCCCAGGGTGGCATTGTCTGGCTTCCTCTTACCCAGACTCCCCTTCGGTATTGCCACAAATCCTTACCAAGAAAGGTCCCCTCCATTAAATCCAGTGCATTTGATTACTTGGTACATGTGCGAGCAAAGCTTTAACATAGAATCTTTTAAATTTAACTAAACCAAGTTTTGTACTGAATTCAATATAAGAGCTTGAACCAGCAACATAATTACTGAAGACCGTCAGAAACCGATGCATttactgactgaactgaactgcatTTGAGCAGTGATGTGATTGTTGAGCTTAGAAAAAAGTTAATGAACTACATGGTCACTGACTACAATCTACTCAGGATTTCTTACTTGCACAACTGCTGGTGTTGTTTTGAGTACTTGGAAAATTTATGGAGACTACATTTTTATTCAGCAATATTTCTTAACTATGATGATATTGCTAATAATCATTAAGTTAAACAAAACTATATTTTATGAAGCTTGTGCTCAGCAAAGTCCCATCCACCCATCTCCAcgttccctctgtctctctgtcagtcagtccaaTCCATGTGAGCTGTTTGAATCGTCTCATGAACTCCTTGtttacaaaaagagaaacagacaataATCAACATAacttaaatgtaatttgatttcatgctttttctttcatatCTCTCACAGAGAGATGTCACTCTCATTGTGACGGAGCGGCTCCGTCACTGACGGCggggagcgcacacacatgtactggcatacacgcacacatacacgcacacacataaacttcCGATTCATCCCGTTTCCCCCAGTTAACAAACTTTCCAATCATtcagtcatgttcccattcCTGTTGAAGTAGAGCGACCAGGGCTGCGCACCTGGTAGTTCTGTCTCTTTAagcatacatttaaacatgttactcaCCGGTGGCATATCAGTCGTTCCGGTTGCGGAGCATGATGCGGCAAACCAGGGGCATAGCATTTGCCGCTATTATATACCATGTTCTCGCGGGGTTTCGGGGTCATGTGACcaatttgaaatatatatttttattttatctgattttCCTGTCAATGCATTGTGGATGCAAAAAACTGTActtataaaaatacagttattttttgtttagtttatatttgtgttgtggagccTTTAGAGGCGTTGTtagtgagaaaatgtattttttctatttattcttGAGCCTGGAGGGAGGGGCTATGGGTTTATAGGggctgctgtggcccagggAAGGCAGTCCTGGTTTTGTTGCAGAGGAGGTAACGACTACTGGCACATGTTTACTGAGTTACTGAAAAACTTTATTGAGCTTGAATTTTTCTTGTAGtttttgcattgtttgtttgtttggtttccacTAATTTTCGCACTGTAAAAAGTTATCACTGTTTGCACTTTGGGAAGCCggcaaataaagaaatcagCGCACCAGATTATCTTCTGACTACGCCTGTGAGTTTTTCCTGGGATTTTCCCTCTTACCTCCaccatttttagatttttgggAGATTTAAGGAAGAACCCTGTGACACTCATACACACCTGTTCCTCTTTGCTGTTGATAATCACCAGGTCTGCACCTCTTTGCAGGCAGTCATTTCTACTGTTTGGCCAAGATTTTTTTGTAGAAGAAATGTAGTAGAAACTGTGTTTGAAATACACCCATCCTGTCCTGTGTAGTTAtctgttgaatttaaaaaatgttcacatctcaataaaaacaaaaactaatgagttggaatttttttctttcattttgttagtGTTCACCTTGTACTCACCAAAAATATTTAGCTTCCTCTTCAGCTCATCTCTCTTCAGTCAGGTTTTTGATCATGGCCTCAAAATGCGGTGTCCTTGCATCTGTGTGAGCAAAAAGAtttatgcatttaaaaaatgtatttaatttttcttAGTTTAGGTATGGGAACAGATGGTCTGATGCTGTACCTGAACACAAACTTTTGTCTCCCCTTTAACTTTCTCTGTGACAACTCATTTTAAAAGTCAGTAAAAATCATGACGTCAGTGACTTGGATAAAGAGTAAAGTCTGAGGACAATACAGTAGGTAGATGGAGAGTGGCAGGagacaattattttttatttatcatataCAGTAGGTGAAGAAATTCAGGTTTTACTCTCAATATTTAATCAAACACAGCCCTCTAAATGAAGCACCTGTCTAAATGTTGAGTTAGTGTTCACTGAACCTGTATGTGTGATTACTTTCTCCAACTGATCATACAGGACAGTGTTTTCTATACTGATCTACTTTGTGCAAAACATGCTCGTTTGCAGATAAtgataatttattgttttatggcACAATAAAACATACTTTTATAGCATTTGTAACAGATTGATAGTATCATAGCTGTGTGCGTATGccatttcatgtctgtgtggcctGACTAACTTAAAAAGAAATGACTGGCTCTaaatgatgtttacaaacaggCTGACATGAACATGGTTGTATTATGGCCTAAGCATAATATGGAAATATAACACCATCATATTCACATGGACACCTCGGCTGGTTacagtttcttcctgtttttcgCTATCAAGTCATATTACAtaatcatattcatattcacagaACACAGTTTATCAAGTACAAGTAGTTTAATATTGTTCTTGGTAGCTGAACTGAGTTAATGGCCACACCATCAAGACTGTTCTCCCCATGAAAAACAACACTCTTGGTAATTTCCTCTCAAGAGAACCTGCTTGTCTTAACAGTGGTCTGTTGTGACTCTCTTTTCCTCTACGTAGCAAAGAAAGGAGTGGTATGATATTATTGTTGCAGGGGTAAAAGAAAAGCATGGCGTTTGTGTGACATTCAAGGACATAGTTGTTTCCAGTCTCCAACAAATATTTTGTCAGCATCCTTTTGTAATTGTAGCTACGACCACAATCTTACTAACTTTAAGAACGTTAAGAATTTTTATttgcctaaacttaaccatATCTTAAGAACTCACACAGGCGGTAGATAGCAAGGTGAAAATGAAGTGAAGTGGGAGTGGCAAGCTGCTGAAAGATAAGAAAAAGTTGCTGTAGTGAGCAGATCAAGAACAGGAAAGAAGAAGCAGTTGAGAGATAAGTTAAGCTCTCAGAAAACCCTATGATGCTCCGGGAACCAGTTTGACCTCAAAGTGGAATCTAAGGTGACCATGGATAACAGATACAAACCTGATGCTTCAGCCAGGAGTAAGTAACTCAGAATTTAGCAACAAGCTCCAGATTAATTTAGTTCTTAGAGACAATGTACAAGTGAAATATAACTGCTTTAAAAGTTTGCTCTTTCAAAGAACACAACATCAGGCCTGCTTGCCTGATAATAATAGtgatttttgtgtatgtgtgatatctgcacacagtgagaaaactcTACAGACTGGCTGGTGTGAGCCTTGGACTCCTGTTTATCCTACAGGCTGCTTTGAACATTTCCCTGCGTCTTACTTTCCGTGAGTTGTCTTAAATTTTCTCATTAGTTTCATCCTGTGCCCCCTGTGACTTACTGGCTATACACTGCACTAAATGTTACACAACATTTGTGCAAATTCACGGTGCGGTGGATGGAGAGTACTCTAAGATAAAGTCAGGAAATAATTAGGCTTTGCAGTTGTGAGTCATGTTTCATAGTGtttgcatttaaattaaaatcaaactcCATTGACGTGTTATGGCCTTTAAATGAGTTAGTGTATTAATGATATACTTGCATGAACAGTGGAGCCTACACAAtatcagaataaaaataaacatggtgTATATGAGCTAACATCCAAAAAGGAAACTAGTACAGCAGGTTTTTCCATGATACCTTAacttctgttaaaaaaaaaaaaaaaaaaggcaatgtGTAAATCTTTTTGTTCACACAGATGCAAAGACGTCAGATTCTGAGACCATGATCAAAAATCTGACTGAAGAGAGCgatgagatgaagaggaagcTGAATATTTCTGGTGAGTATAATGTTCATTAGTCGTAAACTTGCAGTTAGTTGTATGGTTATGAATTTAGCAAGAATGAGTGGACACCTGGGATTATTAGCGTAGCCTCGGACATGTTCCAGTTCtgtattttttgtctctgttgtcagACAATGGAGGTAGTATGAAATACTACAGTATGCTGAGTCATTATcaagctgctgagctgcagattAAATCATCTTTTCCCATACCTAAATGAAGAAAAATTtaatcaatttttaaaaaatgcagaaattttTTTGCTCACACAGATGCAAGGACAGCACATTTTAAGGCCATGATCAAAAAcctgactgaagagagagaggagctgaagaggaagctgaatatttttggtGAGTACAAGGTGAACactaacaaaatgaaagaaaaaaaaatccaactcattagtttttgtttttactgagattttttaaattcaacagaTAACTACATCCAGCAAAGATGGGTGTATTTCAAACACAGTTTCTACTACATTTCTTCTACAACAAAATCTTGGCCAAACAGTAGAAATGACTGCCTGCAAAGAGGTGCAGACCTGGTGATTATCAACAGCAAagaggaacaggtgtgtgtgagagtgacaTCTCTCTGTGAGagatatgaaagaaaaagaataaaatcaaattacattttagttatgttgattattgtctgtttctcttttggTAAACAAGGAATTCATGAGACGATTCAAACAGCGCACATGGAttggactgactgacagagagacagaggggacgTGGAGATGGGTGGATGGGACTTTGCTGAGCACAAGGTTCATGAAATaaatttttgtttaaattgatAGTAATCAGCAGTATTGCTAAAGTATAGCAATGTTACTGAATAGAAAGATAGTCTCCTTAAATTTTCCAATCACTAGTAGCAGCACTGAATACACTGCTACTCAGACACACTCCAATAAGTGAACAAATAAGAAATTGTGCACCATCACATCACTGCTCAAatgcagttcagttcagtgaatGCATCAGTTCAGTGAATGCATCATCAGTTCACTGATAAATTCAGTAATAAGTTCAGTCTGTTGCTGGTTTAAGTTGTTACACTGAGTTCAGTACAAAACTAGGTCTATGGAAGAACTGCTTATAAGGATGACAGCACAGACACGTGTCTGCAAGAGTTATCACATCAGAAGTGTTTCTGATATAGTGAGTATCAAACTATATTTTAAGGCTAAACTGAAAACAGTACTGCACCTTTCTTCAGAGtaaattatgtatttattcagtaCATCTGTGACGGAGCGGCTCCATGCAAGAAGCACAAAAAAGCCGGAAGACCTGGTATGATCAACAGGCAAGGCATCGCAAATTCCAGTCTTGCCAAAAAGTGCTGTTACTTCTTCCTTCCTCCAGCAACAAACTCTTGGCAAAGTGGCAGGGGCCGTACACCATCAACCGCAAAATGGGGCCAGTGACTTATGAAGGTCTACACCCAGAAAAGAAGAAACCAAAGCAGATCTACCATATCAATTTGCTGAAAGAATGGAAGGAGGACCCCATCCTGGCTCCAGCACAGGCATTGGAAGGTGGACCCTGAGGAAGAAGTGGAAATGGAACTGGAGGCTCTGACTAGAACTGCTCCCCCTATGTTGGCCCATCTTACACCAGAGCAAGCTGCACAGCTCCTCCATGTCTTTCAGGAGACCTCTCCCCTTTTTGCAGCCAGTCCAGGGAAAATAACACTGAGCATGTTATTTGCTTAAAAGATGGCTGACCAATCAGCCAGTGTCCCTACCGTGTCCCgcagcagctggtggagaaacttcatcaggaggtggaggagatgtTGAGACTTGAAGTGATTGAACCTTCCACTTCTGAATGGCGTAGCCCACTGGTCATTGTTTTTAAGAAGGATGGCTCACTCCAAATATGTATCGATTTCTGGAAACTCAACTCCATCTCAGAGTTTGATGCCTACCCCATGCCCAGAATCGATGACCTGCTTGAGAAGATCTGAGCTGCCAAATACATCACCACCCTCGATCTGTGTAAGGGCAGGTCCCCCTGCAGGAGACGTGCCGGCCCAACACAGCCATCAGAACACCAGCTGGGCTCTTCCAGTTTACTGTGAAGCCGTTTGGCCTACATGGTGCTCCAGCCACCTTCCAGAAGCTAATGGACAGGGTCCTTCAGGGATGCGACCACTGCTGCGCAGCTTACCTGGATGATGTGGTGATTTTCAGCCACACCTGGGTGGAACACATTCATCACTTGTCCCTGGTCCTGGAAAAGATTCAAAAAGCTGGACTGACTCTCAACCCCTCCAAGTGT is part of the Lates calcarifer isolate ASB-BC8 unplaced genomic scaffold, TLL_Latcal_v3 _unitig_102_quiver_916, whole genome shotgun sequence genome and harbors:
- the LOC108885753 gene encoding CD209 antigen-like protein C isoform X3, translating into MDNRYKPDASARMRKLYRLAGVSLGLLFILQAALNISLRLTFHVTTPDFKGIIKNLTEEREELKRELNISDAKTSDFEAMIKNLTEEREELKRKLNIFDNYIQQRWVYFKHSFYYISSTTKSWPNSRNDCLQRGADLVIINSKEEQEFMRRLEGRTWIGLTDRETEGTWRWVDGTFLSTSYWITGEPNSYEDKNEDCVEIRNPESEDSWNDAPCTYEKLWICEKTVAF